A genome region from Sphingomonas sp. BGYR3 includes the following:
- the fabD gene encoding ACP S-malonyltransferase, with protein MRAFIFPGQGSQAVGMGKALADASPVAREVFQEVDEALGQHLFRLMTEGPEGELTLTENAQPAIMANAIAVLRVLEREGGIRLSDKADFVAGHSLGEYSALCAAGTFDLATTARLLKLRGQAMQAAVPVGVGAMAALLGADLDKARAIAGAAAEGEVCAVANDNDPTQVVISGHKGAIDRAIAIAKDHGAKRAIALPVSAPFHCPLMQPAADAMAAALADVAIQAPLVPVYANVTAAPVSDPDTIRQLLVEQVTGMVRWRESVLAMWDGGVTGYVELGGKVLSGMVKRIAPDATPVSVVGMDDIETLLAQL; from the coding sequence ATGCGTGCATTCATCTTTCCGGGGCAGGGCAGCCAGGCCGTCGGCATGGGCAAGGCGCTGGCCGATGCCAGCCCTGTCGCCCGCGAAGTATTTCAGGAGGTGGACGAGGCATTGGGCCAGCACCTCTTCCGGCTGATGACCGAGGGGCCGGAGGGTGAGCTTACCCTGACCGAAAATGCGCAGCCCGCGATCATGGCGAACGCCATTGCGGTGCTGCGCGTGCTGGAGCGGGAAGGCGGCATCCGCTTGTCCGACAAGGCGGATTTCGTTGCCGGGCACTCGCTGGGGGAATATAGCGCCCTGTGCGCCGCAGGCACATTCGATCTGGCCACCACGGCGCGGCTGCTGAAGCTGCGCGGACAGGCGATGCAGGCGGCGGTGCCGGTGGGCGTCGGTGCAATGGCGGCGCTGCTCGGCGCGGATCTGGACAAGGCGCGGGCGATTGCCGGCGCGGCGGCCGAGGGAGAGGTTTGCGCCGTCGCCAATGACAATGACCCGACCCAGGTCGTGATTTCCGGGCACAAGGGCGCCATCGATCGCGCCATCGCCATCGCCAAGGATCACGGCGCCAAGCGTGCCATCGCCCTGCCGGTGTCCGCGCCATTTCACTGTCCGCTGATGCAGCCGGCTGCCGATGCGATGGCGGCGGCTCTGGCCGATGTGGCGATCCAGGCACCGTTGGTGCCCGTGTATGCCAATGTCACGGCCGCGCCGGTCAGCGATCCCGACACGATCCGTCAGCTGCTGGTCGAACAGGTGACCGGCATGGTCCGCTGGCGGGAATCGGTGCTGGCCATGTGGGATGGCGGCGTGACGGGCTATGTCGAGCTGGGCGGCAAGGTGCTGTCCGGCATGGTCAAGCGGATTGCCCCCGATGCGACGCCGGTCAGCGTGGTCGGCATGGACGATATCGAGACGCTGCTCGCGCAGCTGTGA
- the fabG gene encoding 3-oxoacyl-[acyl-carrier-protein] reductase produces the protein MFDLTGMTALVTGASGGIGSAIARALAGQGARLAVSGSNVAKLEAFLAELGGDHVALPCNLSDPAAVDALVPQAVEALGGRLDILINNAGVTRDNLSMRMKDEEWSQVIQVNLEAAFRLMRAASRPMMKQRFGRIVSITSVVGATGNPGQANYAASKAGLVGMSKAIAQELASRQVTVNCVAPGFIRSAMTDALPDAVKTGLLGRIPAGDLGSGEDVAAAVVYLVSREAGYITGQTLHVNGGMAMIS, from the coding sequence ATGTTCGATCTGACTGGAATGACCGCGCTGGTGACCGGCGCGTCCGGGGGCATTGGTTCTGCGATTGCCCGCGCATTGGCGGGGCAGGGCGCGCGCTTGGCCGTTTCCGGATCCAATGTCGCCAAGCTGGAGGCGTTTCTGGCCGAACTGGGCGGCGATCACGTGGCGCTGCCGTGCAACCTGTCCGATCCGGCCGCCGTCGATGCGCTGGTGCCGCAGGCGGTAGAGGCGCTTGGCGGACGGCTGGATATCCTCATCAACAATGCCGGCGTGACGCGCGACAATCTGTCGATGCGGATGAAGGACGAGGAATGGAGCCAGGTGATCCAGGTCAATCTGGAAGCGGCCTTTCGCCTGATGCGTGCCGCCAGCCGGCCGATGATGAAGCAGCGGTTTGGCCGCATCGTGTCGATCACGTCGGTCGTCGGCGCGACCGGCAATCCGGGCCAGGCTAACTATGCCGCGTCCAAGGCGGGCCTGGTCGGCATGTCCAAGGCGATTGCGCAGGAACTGGCCAGCCGGCAGGTCACGGTCAACTGCGTCGCGCCGGGATTCATCCGCTCGGCAATGACCGATGCGCTGCCCGATGCCGTGAAAACGGGCCTGCTCGGCCGGATTCCGGCGGGCGATCTGGGCAGCGGTGAGGATGTGGCGGCGGCCGTCGTCTATCTTGTCAGCCGTGAAGCGGGCTATATTACCGGCCAGACGCTGCACGTTAACGGCGGAATGGCGATGATTTCCTGA
- a CDS encoding acyl carrier protein gives MSETADRVKKIVVEHLGVEAEKVTEDASFIDDLGADSLDIVELVMAFEEAFGVEIPEEAAEKITTVKDAIAYIDEHQG, from the coding sequence ATGAGCGAGACCGCCGATCGGGTTAAGAAGATCGTCGTCGAGCATCTGGGCGTCGAAGCCGAGAAGGTGACCGAGGATGCCAGCTTCATCGACGATCTTGGCGCGGACAGCCTCGACATCGTCGAGCTGGTGATGGCGTTCGAGGAAGCTTTCGGCGTCGAGATCCCGGAAGAAGCCGCCGAGAAGATCACGACCGTCAAGGATGCAATCGCGTACATCGACGAGCATCAGGGCTGA
- the fabF gene encoding beta-ketoacyl-ACP synthase II produces MRRVVVTGLGLVTPLGADVETAWKNIIAGKSGAGVIARFDATDFHTNYACEVKPADHEYGFDPGKRVDHKVQRQVDPFIVYGIDAAGQALEDAGLTDMTEEQRFRAGCSIGSGIGGLPGIESESLVLEHKGPKRVSPHFVHGRLINLISGQVSIKYGLMGPNHAVVTACSTGAHSIGDAARMIAMDDADVMLAGGAESAICPIGIAGFGQARALSTNFRDDPTRASRPYDRDRDGFVMGEGAGVVVLEEYERAKARGAKIYAEVLGYGLSGDAYHVTAPHPEGSGAFRSMEMAIRKSGLSLSDIDYINAHGTSTPLGDELELGAVRRLFGDAIGDLSMSSTKSAIGHLLGGAGAVESIFCILAMRDGIVPPTLNLDNPSENCAGVDLVPHKAKERKVRAVLNNSFGFGGTNASLVMKAI; encoded by the coding sequence ATGCGCCGCGTCGTCGTAACCGGCCTCGGCCTGGTCACCCCGCTGGGGGCCGATGTCGAAACCGCCTGGAAAAACATCATCGCGGGCAAATCGGGTGCGGGTGTCATCGCCCGGTTCGACGCCACCGATTTCCACACGAATTACGCCTGCGAAGTAAAGCCGGCGGACCATGAATACGGCTTTGATCCCGGCAAGCGGGTGGACCACAAGGTCCAGCGTCAGGTCGACCCGTTCATCGTTTACGGCATCGACGCCGCCGGACAGGCGCTGGAAGACGCCGGCCTGACCGACATGACCGAGGAACAGCGGTTTCGCGCCGGGTGCTCGATCGGTTCGGGGATCGGCGGCCTGCCCGGCATCGAAAGCGAATCCCTGGTGCTGGAGCACAAGGGGCCGAAGCGCGTGTCGCCGCATTTCGTGCACGGGCGTCTGATCAACCTGATTTCCGGTCAGGTCAGCATCAAATATGGCCTGATGGGCCCGAACCATGCCGTCGTCACGGCGTGTTCGACGGGCGCCCATTCGATCGGCGATGCCGCGCGGATGATCGCGATGGATGACGCCGACGTCATGCTGGCGGGCGGTGCGGAAAGCGCGATCTGTCCCATCGGCATCGCCGGGTTCGGTCAGGCGCGCGCGCTGTCGACGAATTTCCGCGACGATCCGACCCGCGCCAGCCGCCCCTATGACCGCGACCGTGACGGGTTCGTCATGGGCGAGGGCGCGGGGGTCGTGGTGCTGGAGGAATATGAGCGGGCCAAGGCGCGCGGCGCGAAAATCTATGCCGAAGTGCTTGGCTATGGCCTGTCGGGCGATGCCTATCACGTGACGGCGCCGCATCCGGAGGGATCGGGCGCATTCCGGTCGATGGAAATGGCGATCCGCAAGTCTGGCCTGTCGCTGTCGGACATTGATTACATCAACGCGCATGGCACATCGACCCCGCTGGGCGACGAGCTGGAACTGGGCGCGGTCCGCCGCCTGTTCGGCGATGCGATTGGCGATCTGTCCATGTCGTCCACCAAATCAGCCATTGGCCACTTGCTGGGCGGAGCCGGTGCGGTGGAGAGCATCTTCTGCATCCTGGCGATGCGCGACGGCATCGTGCCGCCGACGCTGAACCTGGACAACCCCAGCGAAAATTGCGCTGGCGTCGACCTGGTCCCGCACAAGGCCAAGGAGCGGAAGGTTCGCGCCGTGCTGAACAACTCGTTCGGCTTTGGCGGAACGAATGCCAGCCTGGTGATGAAGGCTATCTGA
- the mltG gene encoding endolytic transglycosylase MltG, translating into MRKFGCLLVLAGLIALAVGGYALRQWGGPGPAPDNLTVIVPQGSSLTAAARAMEKAGAIESADRFRLYARIFGGSEPIRAGEYRVPKGLSQSDILKMLQGGQTLQRFVTVPEGWPSVLVHDALMKAPQLEGPVAVPAEGSVLPDSYSYNRGDKRADVLARMQKAMRDYLAEAWQRRKPTTVAKTPEEAIILASIVEKETGKDEERRTVAAVYSNRIRQGMKLQADPTIIYPITKGRPLGRRILRSEIAQVNDYNTYAMTGLPKGPIANPGRASIDAVLDPAPSSALYFVADGSGGHIFADTLEQHNANVQKWYAIRRARGEM; encoded by the coding sequence ATGCGCAAATTCGGATGTCTGCTGGTACTGGCCGGGCTGATCGCATTGGCGGTCGGCGGCTATGCCCTGCGTCAATGGGGCGGGCCGGGGCCGGCCCCCGACAATCTGACCGTGATCGTGCCGCAGGGGTCGAGCCTGACCGCGGCCGCGCGTGCGATGGAAAAGGCGGGCGCGATCGAATCGGCAGACCGGTTCCGCCTCTATGCCCGCATCTTTGGCGGATCGGAGCCGATCCGGGCGGGCGAATATCGCGTGCCCAAGGGGCTGAGCCAGTCCGACATCCTGAAGATGCTGCAGGGCGGACAGACGCTGCAACGCTTCGTGACCGTGCCGGAGGGCTGGCCGTCGGTTTTGGTACACGACGCACTGATGAAGGCGCCGCAGCTGGAAGGGCCAGTGGCCGTGCCTGCCGAGGGATCGGTACTGCCCGACAGCTACAGCTATAACCGCGGCGACAAGCGGGCGGACGTGCTGGCGCGGATGCAAAAGGCGATGCGCGATTACCTTGCCGAGGCATGGCAGCGCCGCAAGCCGACCACAGTTGCAAAGACACCGGAAGAGGCGATCATCCTCGCGTCCATCGTCGAGAAGGAAACGGGCAAGGACGAGGAACGGCGCACCGTGGCCGCGGTCTATTCCAACCGCATCCGTCAGGGCATGAAGCTGCAGGCGGATCCGACGATCATCTATCCGATCACCAAGGGGCGCCCGCTGGGCCGCCGCATCCTGCGTTCGGAAATCGCGCAGGTGAACGATTACAATACCTATGCGATGACGGGCCTGCCAAAGGGACCGATCGCCAATCCCGGCCGGGCCAGCATCGATGCGGTGCTGGACCCCGCACCGTCCAGCGCGCTGTATTTCGTGGCCGATGGCAGCGGCGGGCATATCTTTGCCGACACGCTGGAACAGCACAACGCGAACGTCCAGAAATGGTATGCCATCCGCCGGGCGCGCGGCGAGATGTGA
- the eda gene encoding bifunctional 4-hydroxy-2-oxoglutarate aldolase/2-dehydro-3-deoxy-phosphogluconate aldolase, whose amino-acid sequence MNGIEAIMRTSPVIPVLVIEDAATARPLAEALVAGGLKVLEVTLRTAAALDAIREMKQVPGAIVGAGTVVNTDQFAEAMNAGAEFIVSPGLTERLGDAIIQSGVPFLPGVATAGDIMRGYDLGLRHFKFFPAETSGGLKALKALAAPFYEAQFCPTGGISAATAPNWLGFDPVLCVGGSWITPKGASLAEVEQLARDAASLAR is encoded by the coding sequence ATGAACGGTATCGAAGCGATCATGCGGACCAGCCCGGTCATCCCGGTTCTGGTGATCGAAGATGCCGCTACGGCCCGCCCCCTGGCCGAGGCGCTGGTCGCCGGCGGGCTGAAGGTGCTGGAGGTCACGTTGCGCACCGCTGCCGCGCTGGATGCGATCCGCGAGATGAAGCAGGTGCCGGGTGCAATCGTCGGCGCGGGCACAGTGGTGAACACCGACCAGTTCGCCGAGGCGATGAATGCCGGGGCCGAGTTCATCGTGTCCCCCGGCCTCACCGAACGGCTGGGCGATGCGATCATCCAGTCGGGCGTCCCGTTCCTGCCGGGCGTTGCGACCGCGGGCGACATCATGCGCGGCTATGACCTCGGCCTGCGACACTTCAAATTCTTTCCGGCCGAAACATCGGGCGGGCTAAAGGCGCTGAAGGCGCTGGCTGCTCCGTTTTACGAGGCGCAGTTCTGCCCGACCGGCGGAATCAGCGCGGCGACCGCCCCCAACTGGCTGGGTTTCGATCCCGTTCTGTGCGTCGGGGGCAGCTGGATCACGCCAAAGGGCGCCAGCCTGGCCGAGGTGGAACAGCTCGCCCGCGACGCGGCCAGCCTGGCGCGCTGA